A region from the Methanofollis sp. genome encodes:
- a CDS encoding PRC-barrel domain-containing protein, whose protein sequence is MGFATPVTVAYPRMESLDRILGSSVKNATGDHLGVIHSLMIDTASGLVTFGVLSSGGIMGIGEKLYPVPWQALSREAKEDEFTLKIKKETLETAPSFDKGHWPKSDDLAWFERVYHFYGIEPVWETKVA, encoded by the coding sequence ATGGGTTTTGCAACCCCGGTAACGGTTGCCTATCCGAGGATGGAGTCGCTCGACAGGATCCTCGGGAGTTCAGTGAAAAATGCGACAGGAGATCACCTCGGCGTGATCCATTCCCTGATGATCGATACGGCCTCGGGGCTGGTCACCTTCGGTGTCCTCTCTTCAGGCGGGATCATGGGCATAGGGGAGAAACTCTACCCGGTGCCATGGCAGGCGCTCTCCCGCGAGGCGAAAGAGGATGAATTCACCCTGAAGATCAAGAAAGAGACGCTTGAGACTGCTCCCAGTTTTGACAAGGGTCACTGGCCGAAATCCGACGACCTCGCATGGTTCGAGCGGGTGTACCACTTCTACGGGATCGAACCTGTCTGGGAGACGAAGGTCGCGTGA
- a CDS encoding MFS transporter codes for MAGDDRAKWGVLTIICMAIFIMVIDTTIMNVSISALVVDLDTSVPEIQAVIAIYALVMASFMLIGGKLQDVMGRKKVFLVGLALYGVGTFTASISQDIITLLVGWSILEGLGAALMLPATTTFITATYEGAERAFAFGMWGGVGAAGMAFGPIIGGYLTAFYSWRWAFRLELVVVIVVLLFSYLLTEAKPTAAWRDLDIAGTLLSFGGLGSIVLGILIVRVPELWGAIPLIIGAGVLLLLVFYLRQRHRQERGEMPLTDVGLFKNRIFTAGNAVSIVLSITIAGFLFIIPIFLQSVTDIDAFSTGLTLLPMSIAVFVFSVMAARLSALAAPRTLIFLGFVVAILGSVMLRGIFSAAMAPGEIVLGSMIFGIGLGIVFSQVTNLTLSSASKEQESDASGILNTSKQMGTSLGTAIIGVVLLFSIISGLVTGIAGSTFGQGASEEQIADELMKWAEKMKRGETPPDIPEDRVSEADAIVDAAVSGAMRSSFDAISVILVLGLIAGLFIPSSAGREGKET; via the coding sequence ATGGCAGGGGATGACAGGGCAAAATGGGGCGTCCTCACCATCATCTGTATGGCCATCTTCATCATGGTCATCGACACGACCATCATGAACGTCTCCATCTCGGCCCTCGTCGTCGACCTGGACACAAGCGTCCCGGAGATCCAGGCGGTCATCGCCATATATGCCCTGGTCATGGCCTCCTTCATGCTCATCGGCGGAAAACTCCAGGATGTCATGGGGAGGAAGAAGGTGTTTCTGGTGGGCCTTGCCCTGTACGGCGTCGGCACCTTCACCGCCTCGATCAGCCAGGACATCATCACCCTGCTTGTCGGGTGGTCGATCCTCGAAGGCCTCGGCGCCGCCCTCATGCTCCCGGCGACGACGACCTTCATCACGGCCACCTACGAAGGGGCGGAGAGGGCCTTCGCCTTCGGGATGTGGGGCGGGGTCGGCGCGGCCGGCATGGCCTTCGGGCCGATCATCGGCGGCTACCTCACCGCGTTTTACAGCTGGCGCTGGGCTTTCCGCCTGGAACTCGTGGTCGTCATCGTCGTCCTCCTCTTCTCGTACCTCCTCACCGAGGCAAAGCCCACCGCCGCATGGCGTGACCTCGACATCGCAGGGACGCTCCTCTCCTTCGGAGGGCTCGGGTCCATTGTCCTCGGCATCCTGATCGTCCGAGTCCCCGAACTCTGGGGCGCTATCCCCCTGATCATCGGTGCCGGTGTCCTCCTCCTCCTCGTCTTCTATCTCAGGCAGAGACATCGGCAGGAACGGGGGGAGATGCCCCTCACCGATGTCGGCCTCTTCAAGAACCGGATCTTTACGGCGGGGAATGCCGTGAGCATCGTCCTGAGCATCACCATTGCAGGCTTTCTCTTCATCATCCCGATCTTCCTCCAGAGCGTCACCGACATCGACGCCTTCAGCACCGGGCTGACCCTCCTGCCCATGTCCATCGCCGTTTTCGTCTTCTCCGTGATGGCAGCGCGGCTCTCCGCTCTGGCGGCCCCGAGGACGCTCATCTTTCTCGGTTTTGTCGTCGCCATTCTCGGGTCGGTGATGCTCAGGGGGATCTTCTCTGCGGCGATGGCTCCCGGAGAAATTGTCCTGGGTTCGATGATCTTCGGGATCGGCCTCGGCATCGTCTTCTCCCAGGTGACCAACCTCACCCTCTCCTCGGCGTCGAAGGAGCAGGAGAGCGACGCCTCCGGCATCCTGAACACGTCCAAGCAGATGGGAACGTCTCTCGGCACGGCCATTATCGGCGTCGTCCTTCTCTTTTCCATCATCTCAGGCCTGGTGACGGGTATTGCCGGATCGACGTTCGGGCAAGGAGCGTCAGAGGAGCAGATCGCGGATGAACTGATGAAGTGGGCCGAGAAGATGAAGAGAGGGGAGACGCCGCCCGACATCCCGGAGGACCGCGTCTCCGAGGCGGACGCGATCGTCGATGCGGCGGTCAGCGGAGCGATGCGCTCATCCTTCGACGCCATATCTGTCATCCTCGTCCTCGGCCTTATCGCGGGTCTCTTCATCCCGTCTTCTGCCGGAAGGGAGGGGAAAGAAACATGA
- a CDS encoding universal stress protein, with protein MPGIGEFVLLHVIRKVEGDQAAWERTVREVETGLERARSPLERAGVPVRTLIRFGRPCREICDAATDEQVGMIMMSRYGKMDYLRQVPLGATTSEVTLHTRVPVLVACTEIRLTVSVRELGGSEVLYMYAVVPLVNFYASLGFVSIKEKELPASIRQRYAWALGNLKGTNVYPMKRMSG; from the coding sequence ATGCCGGGCATCGGCGAGTTCGTCCTCCTCCACGTCATCAGGAAGGTCGAGGGTGATCAGGCGGCATGGGAGAGGACTGTCCGCGAGGTCGAAACAGGGCTTGAACGGGCCCGTTCCCCCCTCGAACGCGCCGGTGTCCCTGTGCGGACACTCATCCGTTTCGGTAGGCCATGCCGGGAGATCTGCGATGCCGCGACAGACGAGCAGGTCGGCATGATCATGATGTCGCGGTATGGAAAGATGGACTATCTCAGGCAGGTGCCGCTCGGAGCCACCACGTCTGAGGTGACACTTCATACGAGAGTCCCGGTCCTCGTCGCCTGCACGGAGATCCGCCTGACTGTCTCGGTCAGGGAACTCGGCGGGTCGGAGGTGCTGTATATGTATGCGGTTGTGCCTCTCGTGAACTTTTACGCCTCCCTCGGCTTTGTGTCCATCAAAGAAAAAGAACTGCCGGCGTCGATCCGGCAGAGATACGCGTGGGCGCTGGGGAACCTGAAGGGGACGAATGTCTACCCGATGAAGAGGATGAGCGGGTAA
- a CDS encoding PAS domain S-box protein, whose product MEAREEQDTASRILRTLRLRPRGMTITEVAKKTRINRNSVSKHLEVLRAAGQVDAAVIGNAKVYSIAQRVPLSSFLCFTRNMILVLDSAFRIVQVNDRFLDLAGVEKKDVVGLRIEDAPLPVVSDEDVLKTIREVGREQVHTEASCRLKERETFFSMQVIPTVFDDGERGCTVVLEDITGRKEYERALHESEAKFRTIVQDLTEPLCRFLPGGGVTFVNRAFCETFDFGEEDLAGTTLWRFIPPSLHDGIRKKLCGLGLENAVCTLEIPVVMPSTAETRWFSWTIRAIVNGEATLREYQGTGTDITAARHLEEKKRQYLQKMEFLARTAMEFVNLPPGADIYALIARRISELVPGAGVSVLSYDEDDGRFSLRALMDERFRAEMKEVVGEDVIGMSFPFVEVFSSPYFEDIKVLVDKGTADYLLSREPGDGGIPLSAITVGRFPEEVCREIVNRADLGRACMFALLWDGQLFGNIAIFLRRDRELRDREVVYSFVKQASIALNRQFTGERLHRSERRLRDIVDLLPYPVSIISRDGQILFLNRKFTAVFGYTLHDIPDCGAWFRTAFPDPAEREKAVRSWTSDLDTAVIGEVGPRFFRVRCRDGETKAVLFRPAVLSDGTRYVTCEDVSEAERVHGVLLAEIAGRRGRGQGPGKYS is encoded by the coding sequence ATGGAGGCGAGAGAGGAGCAGGACACGGCGTCCCGCATTCTCAGGACGCTGAGGCTCAGGCCGCGGGGGATGACGATCACCGAGGTCGCAAAAAAGACCCGGATCAACCGGAACTCGGTCTCGAAACACCTCGAAGTCCTGCGGGCCGCGGGGCAGGTCGACGCGGCTGTCATCGGCAATGCGAAGGTCTACTCGATCGCCCAGCGCGTCCCCCTCTCCTCTTTTCTCTGTTTCACCAGGAACATGATCCTGGTCCTCGACAGCGCCTTCCGCATCGTGCAGGTCAACGACCGCTTCCTCGACCTCGCCGGCGTGGAAAAAAAGGACGTCGTCGGTTTGCGCATCGAGGACGCCCCTCTCCCGGTCGTCTCCGACGAAGATGTGCTGAAGACCATCAGGGAGGTCGGGCGCGAGCAGGTCCACACCGAGGCCTCCTGCAGGCTGAAGGAGAGGGAGACTTTCTTCAGCATGCAGGTGATCCCGACGGTCTTCGACGACGGTGAGCGGGGGTGCACCGTCGTCCTCGAAGATATCACCGGGAGAAAAGAGTACGAACGGGCCCTGCACGAGAGCGAGGCGAAGTTCCGCACTATCGTGCAGGACCTGACAGAACCTCTCTGCCGTTTCCTGCCGGGTGGGGGGGTCACCTTCGTGAACCGTGCTTTCTGCGAGACCTTCGACTTCGGTGAGGAAGACCTCGCCGGCACGACCCTGTGGCGGTTCATCCCCCCGTCCCTGCACGACGGGATCAGGAAAAAACTCTGCGGCCTTGGGCTGGAGAACGCGGTCTGCACCCTTGAGATCCCGGTCGTCATGCCGTCCACCGCGGAGACACGCTGGTTCTCCTGGACGATCCGTGCGATCGTCAACGGTGAAGCGACGCTCAGGGAGTACCAGGGCACGGGGACTGACATCACGGCGGCCCGGCACCTGGAGGAGAAGAAACGCCAGTACCTCCAGAAGATGGAGTTCCTGGCACGGACGGCGATGGAGTTCGTCAACCTCCCGCCCGGCGCCGACATCTACGCACTCATCGCCCGGCGGATCTCTGAACTCGTGCCGGGTGCGGGCGTCTCCGTACTCTCCTATGACGAGGACGACGGGCGGTTCTCTCTGCGGGCACTGATGGACGAGCGCTTCAGGGCCGAGATGAAAGAGGTCGTGGGGGAGGATGTGATTGGCATGTCCTTCCCCTTCGTCGAAGTATTTTCGTCCCCGTATTTTGAGGACATTAAGGTCCTGGTGGATAAAGGGACGGCAGATTATCTCCTCTCCCGAGAACCCGGTGACGGCGGCATCCCTTTATCGGCCATCACGGTGGGGCGTTTCCCGGAGGAGGTCTGCAGGGAGATCGTCAACCGTGCCGACCTTGGCAGGGCGTGCATGTTCGCCCTCCTCTGGGATGGGCAACTCTTCGGGAATATCGCGATATTCCTGCGCCGGGACCGCGAACTCAGGGACAGGGAGGTGGTCTATTCGTTCGTCAAACAGGCGTCCATCGCCCTCAATCGGCAGTTCACCGGCGAGCGTCTCCACAGGAGCGAGAGGAGATTGCGGGACATCGTCGACCTCCTACCCTACCCGGTCTCCATCATTAGTAGGGACGGGCAGATCCTCTTCCTGAACAGGAAGTTCACCGCGGTCTTCGGGTACACACTCCATGATATCCCCGACTGCGGCGCCTGGTTCAGGACCGCCTTCCCCGACCCCGCGGAACGGGAAAAAGCGGTTCGGTCCTGGACGTCAGACCTCGACACCGCCGTGATAGGGGAGGTCGGACCGCGGTTCTTCAGGGTTCGGTGCAGGGACGGCGAGACAAAGGCCGTCCTCTTCAGGCCGGCGGTGCTCAGCGACGGCACCCGCTATGTCACCTGCGAGGACGTCTCCGAGGCCGAACGCGTCCACGGTGTCCTCCTCGCCGAGATCG